A window of Pseudomonadota bacterium contains these coding sequences:
- a CDS encoding helix-turn-helix transcriptional regulator has translation MKKEPEQAVSKLLDEFKKLRKEKGLSHDKLAELTGIHRSAIGLLEGKKRTPTILTCLKLCQALGVRLEDILRKIR, from the coding sequence ATGAAGAAGGAACCAGAACAGGCTGTTAGCAAGTTGCTTGATGAGTTTAAAAAACTCAGAAAGGAGAAGGGCTTGTCTCATGATAAATTGGCTGAGCTGACTGGTATTCACCGATCAGCTATCGGCCTTCTCGAAGGGAAAAAACGTACGCCGACAATTCTGACGTGCTTAAAGCTATGCCAAGCTTTGGGTGTGCGCTTAGAAGACATTCTTCGTAAAATTCGCTAA